Proteins from a genomic interval of Apteryx mantelli isolate bAptMan1 chromosome 5, bAptMan1.hap1, whole genome shotgun sequence:
- the GRPEL1 gene encoding grpE protein homolog 1, mitochondrial, with protein MAAVAQCVRGALRSRYPLLSLSLRTSPRLLCVATQQKNNGQNLEEDQSQNEQKAEPTSAEKMLAEEKAKLEEQLKEVNDKYKRALADAENVRQRSQKLVEEAKLYGIQSFCKDLLEVADILEKATESVPKEEIKDENPHLKSLYEGLVMTEVQIQKVFKKHGLLRLNPVGAKFDPYEHEALFHAPMEGKEPGTIALVSKIGYKLHGRTLRPALVGVVKDA; from the exons ATGGCAGCCGTGGCCCAGTGCGTGCGGGGCGCGCTGCGCTCGCGCTACCCGCTGCTGAGCCTCTCGCTGAG GACTTCTCCACGACTGCTTTGTGTAGCaacacagcagaaaaataacGGCCAGAATTTGGAAGAGGACCAGAGTCAAAATGAACAGAAGGCTGAACCAACCTCTGCTGAGAAAATGTTAGCTGAAGAAAAGGCAAAACTGGAAGAACAGCTAAAAGAAGTTAAT gaCAAGTACAAGCGAGCCCTGGCAGATGCAGAAAACGTGAGGCAAAGAAGCCAGAAACTGGTAGAAGAGGCAAAGTTATATG GAATTCAGAGCTTCTGTAAGGACTTACTAGAAGTTGCTGACATTTTGGAGAAAGCAACAGAGAGCGttccaaaagaagaaattaagGATGAAAATCCTCATCTGAAGAGCTTATACGAAGGTCTTGTCATGACAGAAGTACAGATTCAAAAAGTGTTCAAAAAACATGGCCTGCTCAGACTGAATCCTGTCGGAGCCAAGTTTGATCCCTATGAACACGAAGCGTTGTTCCATGCTCCCATGGAAGGGAAGGAGCCTGGCACTATTGCATTAGTATCCAAGATTGGCTATAAGCTGCATGGGCGTACGCTGCGGCCTGCCTTGGTGGGTGTTGTGAAAGACGCTTAG